Within the Eucalyptus grandis isolate ANBG69807.140 chromosome 1, ASM1654582v1, whole genome shotgun sequence genome, the region tttttcgaaaatactCCAAACTCAAAGtacttttagggttttggaaatGCAACAAAATTCTCCAAAGAAATTTGTGGAGCCATATTTGCACTTCtctaagaacaatttttgaagcCCAATGGGCTTTGAGAAGGTGGTTTCCCAGGTGGTTTCCCAGGCCCACACTTCGCCGTCAAACGACACGTGATACAGCACACTCAAAGTTACCaacccttttttctcttctggggagagagagagaggtctggAAGTCCTAGATATGGCACACTCAAAGGCCAGAGCATCAGAAGTTCAGtacgatgtgttcttgagttttagtgGGGCGGATACTCGTTTTGACTTCACGAGCTTCCTCAATAGAGCCTTGAATAATGCCGGaatctgcatattcatggaCGAAGATGCAATCAAGGTGGGTGATAAGATTGGTGAGACAATTCTACAAGCTATCGACAACTCCAAAATCTACATACCCATCATCTCTCAAACTTATCTTGATTGCAAATGGTGTCTCATTGAGTTTGAACGCATGATGAATAATGTGTCTCAGTCAGAGGGtagaaaaaagatttttcccaTCTTTTATAAAGTGAAACCTGGGGATGTTAAACATCGGACTCCTAGCCCAAAGAATCTTTCCTCTGAAGTCAAACTTGGGGCGTTCAAAGAGACTCTTGCAAAGGTTGGTAAAATCAAGGGATGGAAGGTCAAGGAGCGACAAAGGTAAAACTACCTTTAAGATGCCTgcctaattcttcttcttcttcttcttctttatgtttttttttttttagtttttttagttttttgttttaGGGGATAAAACATTCcctatcaaatcatttattttctccttctttttttaaatgcaaaattttgaaaactacctCCAACTACAAGTGCTGCTCCTATTGAACTTTACATCCTCTACTCGAGACATCTTCCCTAATATTTCAGTCGCTGGGGAATTTGTCATGGGTTTTGGGGTCATTCAATTTGTCATCACCAAATTGCAGTGTTCAATGGATGACCTTGAATTTGTCTACATTTTCTCAGTTCCCGATTCTCCCTATTACGAGTGCTAAAAATCTTTTCCAGGCTTAGCTATAGATGCCGAAATTGCTTGGGCATTATGTGGTAGCCACTTCGTAATTTCGGCGGTCTTGTAAACCACCACCTATAGAAAAACGCATCCGATGAACTGAATTCTACTAAATTAGCCTATACTTGTTATT harbors:
- the LOC120292683 gene encoding toll/interleukin-1 receptor-like protein, whose amino-acid sequence is MAHSKARASEVQYDVFLSFSGADTRFDFTSFLNRALNNAGICIFMDEDAIKVGDKIGETILQAIDNSKIYIPIISQTYLDCKWCLIEFERMMNNVSQSEGRKKIFPIFYKVKPGDVKHRTPSPKNLSSEVKLGAFKETLAKVGKIKGWKVKERQR